The DNA segment TCCCAGATAACCGGCTATGACCGCAACTCCCACAAGAGTGAGACAACCACCTAGATTCTTTATCTTATTCCATCTCATTTCCCGGGTGGTCAGTATCCGGGGGATGGTAACCAGAACGGGGAAATTGATACTACTTTCAAGATCAGTAATATACCTGAATGATTTTTTTGAAAATTCCAGCAACAAGGCCAACCCAACGCCAAGAGCCAACCCAAAAACCATGCCAGCCAGGAGAATTTTCCGCCGATCCGGTTTGAACGGCTTAATGGGCACCTCAGCGGGATCCAGCACTTTAAACTGCTCCCCCTGCTGCTGCATTTCCAGATTTTCAGAGAGTTGTGCCTCGATTTTGCGATCCAGCAAATTCTGGTAGTTGTTGTGCAGGTTGCCATAATCACGCGTAAGGGCCACCAGTTCTGCTTCACGCTTCGGTGCATTTTCCACTTTGGCGGTTATGGTAAGAGTTTCAGCGCGCAGACGTGTGAGCTCGGTCTGCAATTGGCTTATTTCCCGTTTCACTGCTAGCAGCTGCGCACTCGTTTCCATAAATGCCGGGCTGGCTTGCCCGGCGTCAGTATCATCACCCACCACAACCGACTTCTGCGCTGCCTGCTTCTCCGCCACTTTCTGCTCTAACTTGGCAATCTCACGCAACAGGGTGATAACATCAGGATGAGCGTCCGTATAGCGACTTTTCAAGACCGTCAGCTGTTCCTTCATCGACGCCAGCTGTGCAACATCCGGGTCAACTGTCATCAGCCGGCCGCCAACCACCACCGTCGGATTCGCGGCGTTCAACTGGGCCAACTGCTGCTGCAGTTGGATCTGGCGATCCTTGGCTGCCGCCAGCGCCGCACTGGAAGTCTGATACTGTAGTTCCAGTCGGTCAAGCAATCGCAGGTTGGCATCCTGCTGATCCGGCAGTTCTCCCATATGGGCTTTCTTAAAATCACTCAGGAGCCTTTCTTTTTCACTCAGCTGCTCTTCAAGTTTGGCAAGCTCCCGATCAAGGAAATTTGACGTTTCCCGCGCCTGACGTTCACGCAGTTTGAGATTTTCTTCAATGTAGAGCGACGCCAATCCGTTGGTAACTTGCATCGCCATGCGCGGATCGGGATTCTGAAAACTGATGCTAAAGGAATTAACTCCGGCATGGGAACGGTTGTTGACGGAAACATCAATTTTCTCACGCATTAAGTCAATAATTTCCTCCGGCGCTGATTTCTCCACCTCTTCCCGATAGAGACCAAAACGATCAATGATCTGTTTGAGGCGGGTCCGGCTCATTATCTGCTGACTCAATGTCTGCAATCGGTCCGCCACTGCACTGGGAACCGTCGACCGGACGTAATTGTCGGGAATATTCTGGGGAACCACCAGAATGGTGGTCGATGCCTGGTAGACATTGGGAATTGCCAGGGAAAAAATGAAGGCACAGAAGGTTGACAGAACAAAAGGTAGAAGTATCAACCATTTATTACGTAAGAACAGGTCCAGATACTGCTGCAGCTGAACCTGTTGTTTCTCATCACTAAAAGCCATTACCTGCTCCTGCGTGCTGTTCCCGCCATACGTTGGCGACAATAGTGCCTAGACGGTTGCAGAACCTGCCGCACTCCGGGACGGGATCAGCATACCTGCCAACACCCCGAAATCGGGGCTGCGTCGTGTTCTGCAAACTATAACCATCCGGTTCTCTAACCTATTCGACAAATGACAACAAAAGTTGAGCCTTCTTTACAACAAAGAAACGGCAGGAACCTTCTTTTGCCTCCTGCCGCTTCTAGAGCAAACCAGGGCACTCGGCCGAGTTAAAAAATATCCCAGGAACCACTTAAACGGAGGGCAATACGGTTATCAACATAATCATCAAGGTCATCAGTGGAATCATTTTCATCATAGGTATACTCGACAATCACCGACAACCAGGGCAACATCTGGTATGACAAGGAAGTACTCACCTGATAGCTGTCCTCCTCGTTGGCTGACAAGGCATCCTGGTAGTCATCATTGCCCACCATCCCCCGGCCGGTAAAGGTCCAGCGATCGGCAAACAGGTAGGAGAAAGATGCCTGCAGGCGCCAGAACTCTGTATAGCCATTGCTGCTCCCATCAAAGTAGTCCACGTCCGAGCCTTGATCAAAGCTGAGGGAAAAACTTTTATGTTCAAAAACTCTTGCCAGGCTTGCGTGGTAATTGTTGCCCGAGGCATCTTCACCGGCACCATCGGCGTTGCGATCGTAGCGGCCATAACTGACATCCAGGGTATAAAATTCCCAAAAGCGGTAGGTAAAGCCCAGGTTGCCTTCGTACTCCTGATAGTCATCGTCCAGGCTGCTGCGGTCATAGGTAAAATCGGTATAGCCAACTTCACCGTAGATATCCAAAGCGGGCGTAATCGTCCTGGTATAACGAACCATTCCACTCTGACTGACAAAATCATCAGGACCATCAAAAAGGCCACGGTCAAAAACATAGTCCACATCAACCAAATTCCGCGGATCAAAGCGAAATCCCAAATGGCCGCTGACCTCATGCTCTTTGCTGTCCTCATCCAAAGGGTTGTCGTTTTCCAGGAGGCCGAAACGGTACCCGGCCCGGACAAAACGGCCATCGCCGAAAGTATAGGTTGTTCTGAAGCTGGCATCATTGCGATAGTAGGTATCCCGGCCGCTGCGCTCATCGTAGCCACGAACCACATCGTCACGGTAATCCCTCAGGGAGTCATCAAGAGGATCCTCACTCTGGAGAAAATGGTTGTCAAACTCAAACAAAACTGCTTCATAGGGTTGACAATAGGTTGACAGCGCCAGGCTATGAGACACATAGTCCAGTGAACTATCATCTTCATACACGTTGAATCCGGGCGCATAGACCAAAGACAATCCAGCATGCTCTGCTTCCGCCCGCCATTCAATCTCTGGACTGATGGTTACATTAAAGTCATCTTTCTCATGATCCGCATCCAGATAGATATTGTCATCATATTCCACCCCAGTGGTCAGCCTCGTGGTCAAATGGTATTGGACCTCAGCGGAGGCTGTCGGACTCCACAAAAAAATCACACAGCATAACAGAGAGAACATCCATCGTTTTTTCATGCAGCTACCTCTCGTCAGAATTATAGTTGGGCATCCCCATTACCGTCACCTTACTGGACTATCAAACGGTCGTTTTTGTGCAAATAAATATCAGGCGACAGGCCGGCAATAATACTATCGTAGTTGATCCGGTAGCGTTTTTCCTGCTCACCCTCCTGGCGCACAAGGATGATCTTATCCGTGGTTGCCCATTCCGCAAAACCGCCAGCCATGGAGATAGCCTGCAACACCGTGGTATTGCTGCGAATGGTAAACGCCCCGGGGGTATTGACCTTGCCGACGATGAAGATTTTGAAGCTGTTTACTGCCGTCAAGGAAACGGAAACATTTGGTGTTTCAAGATATTGCGCATAGCGTTCGGCCAGCACTTGGCTCAACTGTTTAACATTTAAGCCCACAGCCTTGATATCACCCACCAGAGGCAGGGTAACCAATCCGTCGGGGCGAACGGCAACTTCCCGGGAAAGCTCTGCATCTTTCCAAACCTCGACCCGCAAAACATCTTCCGGCCCAATAATAAACTGATCATCGGCAAAGCTCATGGGCGGATCCGACGATGTCAGCTCAGGAAAATTTGCTGTCACGCAGGACATGAGAAAACCAGCTATAACGACACACAACACACATCTCGCAACTTTCTTCATCCTCCCACACTCCCTTTCAAAAATGATTATGCCTTATGTGATGGACTCGCAACAACCGAAAAATCAATGGCACAGCAATAACCTCAACTAAACGAAAGACCCATGAATCCATCAGCGGTGGGCAAAAAACAACAACCATTGCCTAACTACGATTATGGTTGTGGCGTGCCATCGGGGTGCAAGCCGCACTCTTTGATCTTGGTCAGCAAGGTCTTATAACTGATTTTCAGATATTCGGCTGTTTTCACCCGGTTCCAACCGGTTTTAGCCAGCACTTTTTCGATAATCAGGCGTTCGGCCCGCCGGGCTGCCTCTTTCTCAAAAACTTTCAGCTCCTGTACCATATCATCGTCAACGGGGGCTATCTTGTGCCCCCGGCCAACTCTTTTTTTTGCCGAAATTTCTGAAATAGCCGGAGCCTCATCACCAAAAATGACAATTCTTTTAATCATGTTTTCCAGTTCGCGAACATTCCCGGGCCATTGGTAACTGAACAGCAGGCGCAGCAACCGGCGGCTCAAGCCC comes from the Candidatus Anaeroferrophillus wilburensis genome and includes:
- a CDS encoding outer membrane beta-barrel protein; the encoded protein is MKKRWMFSLLCCVIFLWSPTASAEVQYHLTTRLTTGVEYDDNIYLDADHEKDDFNVTISPEIEWRAEAEHAGLSLVYAPGFNVYEDDSSLDYVSHSLALSTYCQPYEAVLFEFDNHFLQSEDPLDDSLRDYRDDVVRGYDERSGRDTYYRNDASFRTTYTFGDGRFVRAGYRFGLLENDNPLDEDSKEHEVSGHLGFRFDPRNLVDVDYVFDRGLFDGPDDFVSQSGMVRYTRTITPALDIYGEVGYTDFTYDRSSLDDDYQEYEGNLGFTYRFWEFYTLDVSYGRYDRNADGAGEDASGNNYHASLARVFEHKSFSLSFDQGSDVDYFDGSSNGYTEFWRLQASFSYLFADRWTFTGRGMVGNDDYQDALSANEEDSYQVSTSLSYQMLPWLSVIVEYTYDENDSTDDLDDYVDNRIALRLSGSWDIF
- a CDS encoding polysaccharide biosynthesis/export family protein, producing MKKVARCVLCVVIAGFLMSCVTANFPELTSSDPPMSFADDQFIIGPEDVLRVEVWKDAELSREVAVRPDGLVTLPLVGDIKAVGLNVKQLSQVLAERYAQYLETPNVSVSLTAVNSFKIFIVGKVNTPGAFTIRSNTTVLQAISMAGGFAEWATTDKIILVRQEGEQEKRYRINYDSIIAGLSPDIYLHKNDRLIVQ